The Lonchura striata isolate bLonStr1 chromosome 12, bLonStr1.mat, whole genome shotgun sequence genome includes a region encoding these proteins:
- the ALAS1 gene encoding 5-aminolevulinate synthase, non-specific, mitochondrial, whose product MEAVVRRCPFLARVSQAFLQKAGPSLLLYAQHCPRMMEAAPPAARALATSAARGQQAEEESPAGREAKNVKEVAQQNADGTQLPAGHPPASASQSTATKCPFLAAQMNHKKSNVFCKASLELQEDVQEVQADRKGTEFTKIPSTSTVRKIESEGAEQSGLLKKFKDIVLKQKPESVSHLLQDNLPKSVSTFQYDQFFEKKIDEKKKDHTYRVFKTVNRKAQIFPMADDYTDSLITKKEVSVWCSNDYLGMSRHPRVCGAVMETLKQHGAGAGGTRNISGTSKFHVDLEKELADLHGKDAALLFSSCFVANDSTLFTLAKMLPGCEIYSDSGNHASMIQGICNSRVPKHIFRHNDVNHLRELLKKSDPSTPKIVAFETVHSMDGAVCPLEELCDVAHEHGAITFVDEVHAVGLYGARGGGIGDRDGVMHKMDIISGTLGKAFGCVGGYISSTSSLIDTVRSYAAGFIFTTSLPPMLLAGALESVRTLKSAEGQALRRQHQRNVKLMRQMLMDAGLPVVHCPSHIIPVRVADAAKNTEICDKLMSQHSIYVQAINYPTVPRGEELLRIAPTPHHTPQMMSYFIEKLLATWKDVGLELKPHSSAECNFCRRPLHFEAMSERERAYFSGMSKLVSVSA is encoded by the exons ATGGAGGCGGTGGTGCGGCGCTGCCCGTTCCTGGCCCGTGTGTCCCAGGCGTTCCTGCAGAAGGCTGGGCCGTCGCTGCTGCTGTACGCCCAGCACTGCCCGCGCATGATGGAggcggccccgccggccgcccGCGCCCTCGCCACGTCCGCCGCCCGCGGGCAGCAGGCGGAGGAGGAGAGCCCCGCGGGCCGCG AGGCCAAAAATGTCAAAGAAGTGGCCCAGCAGAATGCAGATGGAACCCAGCTTCCTGCTGGCCACCCACCTGCCAGTGCTAGCCAGAGTACGGCTACCAAGTGCCCGTTCCTGGCAGCTCAGATGAATCACAAGAAGAGCAACGTTTTCTGCAAAGCCAGCCTGGAACTGCAGGAGGATGTGCAGGAAGTGCAGGCTGACAGGAAAG GTACGGAATTTACCAAAATCCCGAGTACTTCAACAGTGAGAAAGATTGAGAgtgagggagcagagcagagtggcTTGCTCAAGAAGTTTAAGGATATTGTGCTGAAGCAAAAACCGGAAAGTGTCTCTCATCTGCTTCAGGATAATTTGCCAAAAT CTGTATCCACCTTCCAGTACGATCAGTTCTTTGAGAAGAAGATAGATGAGAAGAAGAAGGATCACACCTACCGAGTGTTCAAGACTGTGAACAGGAAGGCGCAGATCTTCCCCATGGCAGACGACTACACTGATTCCCTGATCACCAAGAAGGAGGTGTCTGTCTGGTGCAGCAATGACTACCTGGGCATGAGCCGCCACCCTCGGGTCTGTGGAGCAGTTAT GGAAACACTGAAACAACatggtgctggagcaggaggcacCAGAAACATATCAGGAACAAGTAAATTTCATGTTGACTTGGAAAAAGAACTAGCTGATCTTCATGGAAAAGATGCAGCACTGTTGTTCTCATCTTGCTTTGTAGCCAATGACTCCACTCTCTTCACTCTAGCTAAAATGCTGCCAG GTTGTGAGATCTACTCTGATTCTGGAAACCATGCCTCCATGATCCAGGGGATCTGTAACAGCAGGGTGCCAAAACATATATTTCGCCATAATGATGTCAACCATCTCCGAGAGCTATTGAAAAAGTCTGATCCATCCACCCCTAAAATTGTTGCATTTGAAACTGTTCATTCAATGGATG GTGCTGTTTGTCCTCTggaagagctgtgtgatgtGGCCCACGAGCATGGGGCCATCACCTTTGTGGATGAAGTGCACGCTGTGGGGCTGTACGGAGCCCGAGGAGGTGGGATAGGAGACCGAGATGGGGTCATGCACAAGATGGACATCATCTCTGGAACGCTTG gcaAAGCGTTTGGCTGTGTAGGAGGCTACATCTCCAGCACCAGTTCTCTGATAGACACGGTTCGCTCGTACGCCGCCGGGTTTATTTTCACCACGTCGCTGCCCCccatgctgctggcaggggcccTGGAGTCCGTGCGGACACTCAAGAGCGCCGAGGGGCAGGCGCTGAGGCGCCAGCACCAGCGCAACGTCAAGCTCATGAGGCAGATGCTGATGGATGCAGGGCTGCCCGTGGTGCACTGCCCCAGCCACATCATTCCCGTCAGG GTTGCAGATGCTGCTAAAAATACAGAGATCTGTGACAAACTGATGAGCCAGCACAGCATCTATGTCCAAGCCATCAACTACCCAACGGTTCCCCGTGGAGAGGAGCTGCTCCGAATTGCCCCTACACCTCACCACACTCCTCAGATGATGAGTTATTTTATTG AAAAACTGCTGGCTACGTGGAAGGATGTTGGCCTGGAGCTGAAACCACACTCCTCAGCTGAATGCAACTTCTGTAGACGACCCCTGCATTTTGAAGCAATGAGTGAACGAGAGCGAGCCTACTTCAGTGGCATGAGCAAACTAGTATCTGTCAGTGCATGA